In Rhizoctonia solani chromosome 6, complete sequence, the sequence AAGGGAACGGTTTACTTATGTCGAGTGGATCAGAGAAAGATATTTGAGTTTTTCTGCTCCAGGCATTATGGACGGTCGAAGAAACCTGGAGCGCAGTAGATGAGTAATATAAGGGGGAGACACCCCGTAGAAACATACATTAACTATACGGACATCAGAACCTTTTTCAGTACTTGTCTGTCTCATCAAGTCTAGCAACGTCGTTGTAAGAACGTAATGGCCAACATGGCTGCGAAAAGTCAATTCAGTCTTGAGTTGAATGCGACTTCCTAACACCCACTTTGTTGCCATCATATTTTCTATTCCGTCATCATTCAGCTCAAAAGGAGCATCACCTCTGACGTGGAATCAAATTAGATAACATTAATAATGAAATCAAAGCGTGTACTCACATACAGGCATTGTTGACTGAATAATTAGCCGCTTTGCGTAAATAACAGCCGAATTGATCAGAGGAAGTGCTTACTCAAGACGTCCAACCGATCTTCGGCCTTTAAAAATGCCTCGGCCGACTCTCTTGTTTTCCCTACGGTTGACAAGTCCAACGGAAGCCATTTCAACTGGCCGTCTGAGCTTGGGACGTCGGCACGGATAAGTTCCATTGCTCGTCGCGCATTTTCCTCGGAGCGCACGCCCAGATACACTGTTCCTCCCATTCTGTACAGCTGCTTCGCAGTCTCAAATCCGATTCCCCGACTATATTTGATGCATTAAAATAGGTCTCTAGTTGCGGTCGATAATAGGTCAGCTTACTTGGCACCCGTTACCATCAAAACACGGCCGGTGAGGTTGGGTTGAGTAGTAATTGTGGCACGAGAAGAGAAGGCACCCATAGCTAGAGTTATCGAGGGCACTGGGCAGGTACTAAAAGCTGCAGTTCCACGTTATAAACTCAGATGGGCGCGTTATCGAGGTTAGCGGGGAGGGGAAGGAAAACAGCcctcgatcacgtgatcgaggCTCGATAAATGGAACGATTTGATCTCACCAGATGGCACGACTTTTGCCTTTGTCGCGATCACTTTCGGATGTCTCACTATGAGACATACTAGGCTTCGACTTTGAGATTTGAGTTTAAATGGGCTAGTCCGATCCCGGATCACGATATAACTGGAGTTTAAGGTTAGGGTGCGTACATATATGATAAACGTACCCACTGGCCGAGGTTAAGCTTGATAAAACCCTTGTTAACAAAACTTTCCAAGTTGAGTATACACGCCCAGTAAAAACTATGAATTCCATTTATTCGATTTGCCCCTCTCTTTTCACGCTGCTCGACAAATAAACGAGCTCGCCTTATCGTTGAAATTGCAAACAGCCAGATTTGTAGATCCTTTTTATATAAATAATTTAGTATTAAGCACTCCAGCTTCATCCGGGACTTGCCTGGATAGACTATTACTCCCCCAGGAGTGATACCTTTACAGTCCCAATCACTAAACATTTAGCTGGTCAGATCTCCTTGACCCATATGAACAGAACTGGATGTATAGCTACCTGTAAAGCAACCATGCTAGGCCGTGATCGGGACCAAAGCTCGACACTTGATCGTTGAATTCATTTCCAAAATTGACGCATTGACTCTCCCTGAGCGTGCATATAACGTATCAGTGAATAATCATCAAGTAGTGTGGGTCATTCTTACGTAGAACGAGCGACATAAAGCTAATGATTTGTGCCAAGAATTCCTTGCAGGAACACAGCGATAAAGCACTTACACATCGCCCTTTGAAATCCGCGTCGGCACAGAAGTAAACACCTCCAGAAATAGCCAGTGGCGCGGGCTTCTATACAACGTCATAGAAACTTAGTCAGATAATTCACTGAAGATAGAGATGTACCTGCATCAGGTATTGGCTTGATCACATTACTTGGATCGAGCTGGGCGTAGTAGTAGTTTTCCTGTCCCATCCGAGCGCAGTCTTCCAATTTTCATA encodes:
- a CDS encoding short chain dehydrogenase, coding for MGAFSSRATITTQPNLTGRVLMVTGANRGIGFETAKQLYRMGGTVYLGVRSEENARRAMELIRADVPSSDGQLKWLPLDLSTVGKTRESAEAFLKAEDRLDVLINNACIGDAPFELNDDGIENMMATNHVGHYVLTTTLLDLMRQTSTEKGSDVRIVNVSSTVHNAWSRKTQISFSDPLDISKPFPSKNPNTWSHTIARYSRTKLANLLFTKELQRRLDSEGSSIIAVSVHPGYVATAAARESTAKMPILGWISEILVKLFFIDEAAGARNSVYAASDPTVRSDSQKHRGSFITPVGKIATPSDLAQNQDLARDLWNLTEKLVYQRMNP